A window of Borrelia sp. A-FGy1 contains these coding sequences:
- a CDS encoding type II CAAX endopeptidase family protein, whose protein sequence is MKLLNNKYPIRYAILELFLAYIICTHISPFASIDENLWNFSGNHYVYWLYSTFLIFFILHFAKLTSTTYFRDEFYIPKFRLVFIWKAFLIFISLVIFIIFLFFITYLCFEYFFSNSWRSWVEMDIGSFRWNMGSKETLYLMAITSFFTGAVEELLYRSFIITKLKQMGFNSFISTIFSSIIFASGHIYYGFIGTFVTFILGFILAFIYLRYKNVYYVSLVHSFYNTTVSIVAFMLS, encoded by the coding sequence ATGAAATTATTAAATAATAAATACCCCATCAGATATGCTATTTTAGAACTTTTTCTAGCTTATATTATTTGTACTCATATATCTCCTTTTGCTAGCATTGATGAAAATCTTTGGAATTTTAGTGGAAATCATTATGTTTATTGGCTATATAGTACTTTTTTGATTTTTTTTATCTTACATTTTGCCAAATTAACAAGTACTACTTATTTTAGAGATGAATTTTATATACCTAAATTTAGGTTAGTTTTTATTTGGAAAGCATTTTTAATTTTTATTAGTCTTGTTATTTTTATTATTTTTTTGTTTTTTATTACTTATTTATGTTTTGAATATTTTTTCTCAAATTCATGGAGGTCTTGGGTTGAGATGGATATTGGTAGTTTTAGATGGAATATGGGTAGTAAAGAAACGCTTTATTTGATGGCTATTACTTCTTTTTTTACAGGAGCAGTTGAGGAATTATTGTATAGATCTTTTATTATTACTAAACTTAAACAGATGGGATTTAACTCATTTATTTCTACTATTTTTAGCAGTATCATTTTTGCATCTGGACATATTTATTATGGCTTTATTGGTACATTTGTTACATTCATTCTTGGTTTTATTTTGGCTTTTATTTATTTAAGATATAAAAATGTATACTATGTAAGCTTAGTTCATAGTTTTTATAATACTACTGTTAGTATTGTGGCCTTTATGTTAAGTTAG
- a CDS encoding AMP-binding protein: MLDTIPKRFNEVVKLYGDLDIFIYRDNESKDFKKQIYSDFWDEVKSVASGLLHYGIKRGEKVALISDSRREWIIIDLAVMSLGCIDVPRGNDSPEDELLYIINHSESGFVFVENEKQFQKVLSKNRDLRFVKHIVVIDDDKLYEEKLGLITVTSYKKLLSVGGDYLNNNPKIFHTELDQGSGNDLATIIYTSGTTGFPKGVMLRHESFIFQVDRIYDYLPLLKPGKIMISILPLWHSFERACEYIVALKGMSIAYSKPIGPILLKDFAALNPHAVISVPRIWEGIRIGVIKKVSESLVKRVLFSVFLRIGIIYVKLKEKFLDLVPAYRKSNLLVSFFMKFIFLLGLILIFPFKFLGDLLVFKKIRKALGKRFEFGISGGGALVEYVDYFFKAVGIMVLEGYGLTETGPVLSVRRLNRPIARTVGPFLPDIEYRVVDSNDNSLLPGEKGELWIKSSQVMSGYFKNELVTKDVLTKEGWLKTGDLVRVTIGHEISIVGRSKDTIVLRGGENIEPEPIERALSKSLLIENVMIVGQDQKFLGAIIVPNFESLEKWTNSNGKIFSSRDDLLSSEVVNKLYSKCISDIVNPKSGFKNYERIVGFVLLKDSFVIGEELTNTLKLKRYYIMEKYHKKIMSIFSKDDFELM; the protein is encoded by the coding sequence ATGCTAGATACTATACCTAAGCGTTTTAATGAAGTTGTCAAACTTTATGGTGATCTTGATATTTTTATTTATAGGGATAATGAATCTAAAGATTTTAAGAAGCAGATATATTCTGATTTTTGGGATGAGGTTAAGAGTGTTGCATCTGGCCTTCTTCATTATGGCATTAAGAGGGGCGAGAAAGTAGCGCTTATTTCTGATTCCAGAAGAGAATGGATTATAATTGATCTTGCTGTTATGAGTTTGGGATGTATTGATGTCCCAAGAGGTAATGATTCGCCTGAGGATGAATTATTATATATTATTAATCATTCTGAATCTGGTTTTGTCTTTGTTGAGAATGAGAAACAATTTCAAAAGGTGCTATCTAAAAATCGAGATCTTAGATTTGTTAAACATATTGTTGTTATCGATGATGATAAGCTTTATGAAGAAAAGTTAGGATTAATTACAGTAACTTCTTATAAGAAATTGTTAAGTGTGGGAGGTGATTACTTGAACAATAATCCTAAGATATTTCATACTGAGCTTGATCAGGGATCGGGCAATGATCTTGCTACTATAATATACACTTCAGGAACAACTGGGTTTCCAAAAGGTGTTATGCTTCGTCATGAGTCTTTTATTTTTCAAGTAGATAGGATTTATGATTATCTTCCATTACTTAAACCAGGAAAAATAATGATATCTATACTACCGCTTTGGCATTCGTTTGAAAGGGCTTGTGAATATATAGTTGCTCTTAAGGGAATGTCAATTGCTTACTCAAAGCCTATTGGACCAATTTTACTTAAAGATTTTGCAGCTTTAAATCCTCATGCAGTTATTTCTGTTCCAAGAATTTGGGAAGGAATAAGGATTGGTGTTATTAAAAAGGTGTCGGAGTCTCTTGTAAAGAGAGTTTTATTTAGCGTTTTTCTGAGGATTGGAATTATTTATGTAAAGCTTAAAGAGAAATTTTTGGACCTTGTTCCTGCATATAGGAAATCAAATTTATTGGTTTCTTTTTTTATGAAATTTATTTTTCTTTTAGGATTAATTTTGATATTTCCTTTTAAATTTTTAGGGGATCTTTTAGTTTTTAAAAAAATTAGGAAAGCGCTTGGGAAAAGGTTTGAATTTGGTATATCTGGTGGAGGAGCTTTAGTAGAATATGTAGATTATTTTTTTAAAGCAGTTGGTATTATGGTTCTTGAAGGATATGGTCTTACAGAAACAGGTCCTGTTTTAAGTGTTAGGCGTTTAAATCGTCCCATTGCTAGAACAGTTGGGCCTTTCCTTCCGGATATTGAATATAGAGTAGTTGACAGTAATGACAATTCTTTGTTGCCTGGTGAGAAGGGTGAGCTTTGGATAAAATCATCTCAAGTTATGAGTGGCTATTTTAAAAATGAACTTGTTACAAAAGATGTTTTAACGAAAGAAGGATGGCTTAAAACAGGTGATTTGGTTCGTGTAACAATTGGTCATGAAATTTCAATTGTTGGTAGAAGTAAGGATACAATTGTATTAAGAGGTGGAGAAAATATTGAGCCTGAACCTATTGAAAGAGCTTTATCAAAATCTTTGCTTATTGAGAATGTTATGATTGTTGGGCAAGACCAGAAGTTCTTAGGAGCAATTATTGTGCCTAATTTTGAATCACTTGAAAAGTGGACAAACTCTAATGGAAAAATTTTTTCTTCGAGAGATGATTTATTATCTAGTGAAGTCGTTAACAAGCTTTATTCTAAATGTATTTCAGATATAGTTAACCCTAAGTCTGGTTTTAAGAATTACGAGAGAATAGTGGGATTCGTTTTGTTAAAAGATTCTTTTGTTATTGGTGAAGAACTTACTAATACTCTTAAGCTTAAGAGATATTATATAATGGAAAAGTATCATAAAAAGATAATGTCAATATTTAGTAAGGATGATTTTGAACTAATGTGA
- the argS gene encoding arginine--tRNA ligase, with the protein MISKIKKDLENKITKTINRLALKKNIKLKKITTIIQKPPNSSLGDLSILIFEFSKILGLSPSVISEEIVKEIGLKYETKPMGPYLNIKIKRKEFIRDTINKVKKEKEKYGTNNFLKNKKIVIEFSAPNTNKPLHVGHLRNDIIGESLSRILKASGGNIIKINLINDRGVHICKSMLAYKKFGNNITPESSCKKGDHLIGDFYVKYNEYAKENAIEAEEEIQKLLCKWEEGDIETVKLWEKLNKWSIEGIKETYNLTNITFDKIYLESETFEIGRNIVLKGLENGLCYKREDGAICIKIPSEENENENKKFKEKVLLRANGTSIYLTQDLGNIITRKNEYNFDEMIYVVGSEQIYHFKSLFFIADKLGITKENNLIHLSYGMVNLPEGKMKSREGNFIDADHLINDLVKSTIIEIKKRATNEKDIQIQDIQKTALDISIGAIHYYLLKTTRYKDILFNKEESLSFIGNSGPYIQYVGARINSILEKYNKLKLPKESINLNLLKQEKEWEIIKIISEFEEHIIKATKELNPSLLTQYSYSLAKSFSTYYQETKIIDTRNLELTNSRIKLSEIVLQTIKNCMNLLNIPYMKKM; encoded by the coding sequence ATGATCAGTAAAATAAAAAAAGATTTAGAAAATAAAATTACTAAAACAATAAATAGACTTGCATTAAAAAAAAATATTAAATTAAAAAAAATAACTACAATAATCCAAAAACCTCCAAATAGCTCTTTAGGAGATTTGTCAATCTTAATATTTGAATTTAGTAAAATATTAGGGCTTAGCCCATCTGTTATTTCAGAAGAAATAGTAAAAGAGATAGGATTGAAATATGAAACTAAACCAATGGGACCTTACTTAAACATTAAAATCAAGAGAAAGGAATTTATCCGAGATACAATTAATAAAGTCAAAAAAGAAAAGGAAAAATACGGAACAAATAATTTCCTTAAAAATAAAAAAATAGTAATAGAATTTTCAGCCCCAAACACAAATAAGCCACTGCATGTAGGGCATCTCAGGAATGACATTATTGGAGAAAGTTTATCAAGAATATTAAAAGCTTCCGGTGGAAATATAATAAAAATAAATTTAATAAATGATAGAGGTGTTCATATTTGCAAATCCATGCTTGCTTACAAAAAATTTGGAAACAATATAACGCCTGAGTCTTCTTGTAAAAAGGGGGACCATCTAATAGGTGATTTCTATGTGAAGTACAATGAATATGCAAAAGAAAATGCCATAGAAGCAGAAGAAGAAATACAAAAATTACTATGTAAATGGGAAGAAGGGGATATAGAAACAGTCAAACTCTGGGAAAAGCTTAACAAATGGTCAATTGAAGGAATAAAAGAAACTTATAATCTTACAAACATTACATTCGATAAAATTTATCTTGAAAGTGAAACATTTGAAATTGGTCGCAATATTGTACTTAAAGGATTAGAAAACGGGTTATGTTATAAAAGAGAAGATGGAGCAATATGCATAAAAATACCTTCAGAAGAAAATGAAAATGAAAATAAAAAATTTAAAGAAAAAGTTCTATTAAGAGCAAATGGAACATCTATTTATCTTACTCAGGATTTAGGGAATATAATAACTAGGAAAAATGAATATAACTTTGATGAAATGATTTATGTTGTTGGAAGTGAACAAATTTATCACTTTAAAAGTTTATTTTTTATTGCAGATAAGCTAGGCATTACAAAAGAAAATAATTTAATACATTTATCTTATGGAATGGTAAATTTACCCGAAGGTAAAATGAAATCAAGAGAAGGCAATTTCATTGATGCTGATCACTTAATTAATGATTTAGTAAAATCAACTATAATAGAAATAAAAAAAAGAGCTACAAATGAGAAAGATATTCAAATACAAGATATTCAAAAAACTGCTCTAGATATATCAATAGGAGCTATTCACTATTATTTACTAAAAACAACAAGATATAAAGATATATTATTTAATAAAGAAGAAAGCTTATCATTTATTGGCAATTCAGGGCCCTATATTCAATATGTAGGGGCAAGAATTAATAGCATACTTGAAAAGTATAACAAATTAAAATTACCCAAAGAAAGTATCAATCTAAATTTATTAAAGCAGGAAAAAGAATGGGAAATAATTAAAATTATTTCCGAGTTTGAAGAGCACATAATTAAAGCTACAAAAGAATTAAATCCCTCATTACTAACTCAATACTCTTACTCACTTGCAAAAAGTTTCAGCACATATTATCAAGAAACAAAAATAATAGATACAAGAAACCTTGAACTTACAAATTCAAGAATAAAATTATCCGAAATTGTTTTACAAACAATTAAAAACTGCATGAATTTACTAAATATTCCTTATATGAAAAAGATGTAA
- a CDS encoding methyl-accepting chemotaxis protein, with protein sequence MKRKNSSFTLFYKFNIAILIYTITIAATTFLLLNYGYKKVITKELKNFTKFVNYIMTKSFVDDTKNTLQAIDEFIINYNNASSKQKNQHLKSIMYINNSSLSSSYIKIIEYVNENGKVLYSSDDKRVNSQINLKEIKSDNFINKTQIIALHKNLIKINNKYYIPILYKIAVRDKENIYNTYNTGYVILYLDILEHIKQLRKTIFMLLERSVLEKLNQHNQHNSYHYFKIYAINNQGEVFGEQNEDTFEHIKLSIDNLFEHNPKITNKLINSISRKKSNIITNHDNNIISLTRITTSSWYIAIQMNYNNIFSNELYKIKLMSISIIAVLVIIFIIIMINIIKKLIIIKIEHLNEVIPKVKDGDLTVKIESKGNDSISSTINHFGYFVENLKNVINSLQDRVKLLKDNGDLLFNEINKAYSTITNSNKYIEKTQGEVEKQVEFISNTTNTIESLSKNIASLDNSIETQAASVEESSSAIEEMIGSIQSVTEITQKAAKSTEELKIFSDDGRKKQEEVIMQIKDIYKNSTRLQEANALISSIASQTNLLSMNAAIEASHAGEAGKGFAIVAEEIKDLAEQVTSQSESVAASINEIMDSINKTVKTSELTNKAFNQIFDSINLVVQVIEEINHTMQEQSIGSQEILKALNTMREITYEVKIGSNEMFRGNKEIINTVSVLEEINITVSNSMKSLKEEIKKLIGAIESIKTFGEVNTSHIVDINTDTNQFKTK encoded by the coding sequence GTGAAAAGAAAAAATTCTAGTTTCACTCTTTTTTATAAGTTTAATATTGCTATATTAATATACACAATAACTATTGCTGCTACTACTTTTTTGCTATTAAATTACGGATATAAGAAGGTAATAACTAAAGAGCTTAAAAATTTCACAAAATTTGTCAATTATATTATGACAAAAAGCTTTGTTGATGATACAAAAAATACATTACAAGCGATTGACGAATTTATCATAAATTACAACAATGCATCTAGCAAGCAAAAGAATCAGCATCTTAAAAGCATAATGTATATAAACAACTCTAGCTTGTCCTCTTCTTACATAAAGATAATAGAATATGTAAATGAAAATGGAAAGGTATTGTATTCAAGCGATGATAAAAGAGTCAACTCCCAGATAAATTTAAAAGAAATTAAATCAGATAATTTTATAAATAAAACTCAAATAATTGCATTGCACAAAAACTTAATAAAAATAAATAATAAATACTATATACCTATACTTTATAAGATAGCAGTAAGAGACAAAGAAAATATATATAACACTTATAATACTGGATATGTAATCCTATATTTAGATATACTAGAACACATAAAACAATTAAGAAAAACCATATTTATGCTGCTAGAAAGATCTGTACTAGAAAAGTTAAATCAACATAATCAACATAACAGTTATCATTACTTCAAAATATATGCTATTAATAATCAAGGTGAAGTATTTGGAGAACAAAACGAAGACACATTCGAACACATCAAACTATCTATAGATAACCTATTTGAACATAATCCTAAAATAACAAATAAATTAATAAATTCAATATCTAGAAAAAAAAGCAATATTATTACTAACCATGACAATAACATAATCTCTTTAACAAGAATCACAACTTCATCTTGGTATATAGCAATACAAATGAACTATAACAATATATTTTCAAATGAACTATACAAAATTAAATTGATGTCAATATCAATAATAGCAGTGCTAGTAATAATATTCATTATTATAATGATAAACATTATCAAAAAATTAATCATAATAAAAATAGAACATTTAAATGAGGTAATTCCAAAAGTTAAAGACGGAGATTTGACAGTCAAGATTGAGTCAAAGGGGAATGACTCAATAAGTTCTACAATAAATCACTTCGGATATTTCGTCGAAAATTTAAAGAATGTAATAAACTCATTACAAGATAGAGTTAAATTATTAAAAGATAATGGAGATCTGTTATTCAATGAAATAAATAAAGCTTATAGTACTATAACAAATTCGAATAAATATATAGAAAAGACACAAGGAGAAGTAGAGAAACAAGTTGAATTTATTTCAAATACAACAAACACAATAGAAAGTTTGTCCAAAAACATTGCATCTCTTGATAATTCAATTGAAACTCAAGCTGCTAGCGTTGAAGAATCATCATCTGCTATTGAAGAGATGATAGGAAGTATCCAATCTGTTACAGAGATAACACAAAAAGCTGCAAAAAGCACAGAAGAACTTAAAATATTTTCAGACGACGGTCGTAAAAAGCAAGAAGAAGTTATTATGCAAATTAAAGATATTTATAAAAATTCAACAAGACTTCAAGAAGCAAATGCTCTAATATCATCTATTGCTAGTCAAACAAACCTACTTTCAATGAACGCAGCTATTGAGGCATCTCACGCTGGTGAAGCTGGAAAGGGATTTGCAATTGTTGCAGAAGAAATTAAAGATCTTGCAGAACAGGTTACTTCACAATCAGAATCAGTTGCAGCATCAATCAATGAAATCATGGATTCTATCAATAAAACAGTCAAAACATCTGAACTTACAAATAAAGCTTTCAATCAAATATTTGATTCAATAAATCTTGTGGTTCAAGTTATAGAAGAAATAAACCACACTATGCAAGAACAGTCAATTGGTAGTCAGGAAATTTTAAAAGCTTTAAATACAATGAGAGAAATAACATATGAAGTAAAAATTGGTTCAAATGAAATGTTTAGAGGAAATAAAGAGATTATTAATACTGTTTCTGTTCTAGAAGAAATTAACATAACAGTTTCGAATTCAATGAAAAGTCTAAAAGAAGAAATAAAAAAGCTCATAGGAGCAATTGAAAGCATTAAAACCTTTGGGGAAGTAAATACAAGTCATATTGTAGATATTAATACAGATACAAATCAATTTAAGACAAAATAA
- a CDS encoding methyl-accepting chemotaxis protein codes for MNDDLVDIKLKNMKFFLYFLLFVFICFGLLFIGQSCLNYKNEHIERVRSDFYLFSSNVEYRFKNRYEYAKDVLNNLAKDNNVLNILHNASNSFISSIDLKSMYDLNTSSALFLNSKEFDEVSKIFEGISFSNNSLEGIFYIPIGQNVLLSDKSFSFLGINNIIEDPIYLVPARNNVAYYSSYKRIKNKFYSVVSIPVVNNNSIVMGILCFMVCFEDLLNGIANQFNSYLKTNNKSYEFFVVDRDFSPLLLSFSDINIGNFSEAYENSVLHRAVNYIKTDFNISKFIFKHRNSSYLLNSSQIEGAVIQGVIFNISALPVGFQSGALFFLGFLFVSFFILFYLCNRLILPIMEDFRVMINQKRVKGDALGVDSPVEVRYRSFIFSYISSEFDSLFLSATNAVNKIKDYVKELDTYLSDMSIPEERIERANNSLFTYERIGDTFSKFEKTIINILKDFESISDPISEHNKNVSDIATKFEENAIAFYGIDKNLEIFNKVVVANSINIESVKVKVFELNSIFENINMNFSELLSQTNNLQSANKLLVSISSQTNMLAMNAAIEAAKAGNAGKSFAVVAEEIRKLAINSSKYSTTIKDELKIVNSIISLISTEIDSVYKNFMDIQDNVNNNSIQHERINATLAKHIKEIGYFKDKYLSNDIKIKDAKNMYKEIFNSYFFINGKFNNLNNDLGEFKVSKMSLEALEPLRENIALVNEFKEKVISIRDIIKNINNELRYV; via the coding sequence ATGAATGATGATTTAGTAGATATTAAATTAAAAAATATGAAGTTTTTTCTCTACTTTCTACTTTTTGTTTTTATTTGCTTTGGTTTGCTATTTATAGGACAATCCTGTTTAAATTATAAAAATGAACATATTGAACGTGTTAGGTCTGATTTTTATCTGTTTTCAAGTAATGTGGAATATCGGTTTAAAAATAGATATGAGTATGCTAAGGATGTTCTTAATAATCTTGCTAAGGATAATAATGTTTTAAATATTTTGCATAATGCTTCAAATAGTTTTATTTCAAGTATTGATTTGAAATCTATGTATGATTTGAACACAAGCAGTGCTTTATTTTTAAATTCAAAAGAATTTGATGAGGTAAGTAAGATTTTTGAGGGGATATCTTTTTCTAATAATTCTTTAGAAGGAATTTTTTATATTCCTATTGGACAAAATGTACTACTTTCAGATAAAAGTTTTTCATTTTTGGGTATAAATAATATTATAGAAGATCCTATTTATCTTGTTCCTGCAAGAAATAACGTTGCTTATTATTCAAGCTATAAGAGAATTAAGAATAAATTTTATTCTGTTGTAAGTATTCCTGTTGTTAATAATAATTCTATTGTAATGGGTATACTATGTTTTATGGTTTGTTTTGAAGATTTGTTGAATGGTATAGCAAATCAGTTTAATTCTTATCTTAAGACTAATAATAAAAGTTATGAATTTTTTGTTGTTGATAGAGACTTTAGTCCTTTGCTTTTAAGTTTTAGTGACATAAACATTGGAAATTTTTCGGAAGCTTATGAGAATAGTGTTTTGCATAGAGCTGTAAATTATATTAAGACAGATTTTAATATTTCAAAATTTATTTTTAAACATAGAAATTCTTCCTATTTATTAAATTCTTCTCAGATTGAAGGAGCTGTTATTCAAGGTGTTATTTTTAATATAAGTGCTCTCCCTGTTGGGTTTCAGTCAGGTGCATTGTTTTTCTTAGGGTTTTTGTTTGTCTCTTTTTTCATTTTATTTTACCTTTGTAATAGGTTGATTTTACCTATTATGGAAGATTTTAGGGTCATGATTAATCAAAAAAGAGTGAAAGGAGATGCTTTAGGAGTTGACTCTCCTGTAGAGGTTAGATATAGGTCTTTTATTTTTTCTTACATTAGTTCTGAATTTGATAGCCTTTTTTTAAGTGCTACTAATGCTGTTAATAAAATTAAAGATTATGTAAAGGAGTTAGACACTTATTTAAGTGATATGAGCATTCCTGAAGAAAGAATAGAGAGGGCTAATAATAGTCTTTTTACTTATGAGAGGATAGGAGATACTTTTTCTAAATTTGAAAAAACAATAATTAATATTTTGAAAGATTTTGAATCAATATCTGATCCAATTAGCGAACATAATAAAAACGTATCAGATATTGCTACTAAATTTGAAGAAAATGCTATTGCTTTTTATGGAATAGACAAAAACCTTGAAATTTTTAATAAAGTTGTTGTAGCAAATTCTATAAATATTGAAAGTGTAAAAGTTAAAGTTTTTGAATTAAATTCTATTTTTGAAAATATTAATATGAATTTTTCTGAGCTTTTGTCACAAACGAATAATCTGCAGAGTGCAAATAAACTTTTAGTATCAATATCAAGTCAGACAAATATGCTTGCAATGAATGCAGCTATTGAAGCTGCTAAGGCAGGTAATGCAGGTAAAAGTTTTGCTGTTGTTGCAGAGGAGATTAGAAAGCTTGCCATAAATTCCAGTAAATATTCAACAACTATCAAAGATGAACTTAAAATAGTTAATAGTATTATTTCACTTATAAGTACAGAGATAGATAGTGTTTATAAAAATTTTATGGATATACAGGATAATGTTAATAATAATTCTATTCAACATGAAAGGATAAATGCTACACTTGCTAAGCACATAAAAGAAATTGGATATTTTAAAGATAAATATTTATCTAATGATATTAAAATTAAGGATGCTAAAAATATGTATAAGGAGATATTTAATAGTTACTTTTTTATTAACGGAAAGTTTAATAATTTAAATAACGATTTAGGTGAGTTTAAGGTTTCTAAGATGAGCTTGGAAGCATTAGAACCTTTACGAGAGAATATTGCTTTAGTTAATGAATTTAAAGAAAAAGTTATTAGTATAAGAGATATTATTAAAAATATTAATAATGAACTTCGGTATGTTTGA